The DNA segment TGGCACTCAATATGCTTAACCATGCCAGACCGATGGACCCTTCCGGACCGGGATTCCGCACTATCTTGGTGCGCGAGGAGGAATGAACAGGGCATACGTTGTATAATCGACATCCTGGGCCGGTATAATCAGGATGAGGAGAGGGCCCGCCAGTCCCACGATGCGTACCTAGCCCTGGCGAACGAAATCGTTAGCCGCCGCCTCAAGGCATCTCTTTCAGTCAAACCATCGACATTCGGGGGGACCGTCGGGCGGCAGTTCACCAAGGCGCTCGTCGGCAGCCTGTGCGAGAAGGCAGCTGATCTCGGTGTTCCTATAGAGTTAGACATGGAGGGGCAGCGTATGGTCGATTTGACCTTGGAATTGGCCGAGGACTGCGCCCATTCCGCCATTAAGCCCACCGTCGCCCTGCAGGCATATCTCAACCGCACCCCGCAGGACATCGAGCGTATGATCGATTCTGGGGTCAGAGTGAGGTTGGTGAAGGGGGCGTACACCGGCGACATCCGCGATTTCACGACCATCTGCGAGGTATACAAGGACCTAATTGAGCTGATAATCTCCAGGGACGTCCCGTTCTGTGTAGCCACCCACGACGCGGACCTCATCGAATGGGCACAACAAAGGTTCCATGACCGCGACATGATGGAATTCAGCTTCCTCAAGGGCCTGTCCGACCAGACCAAGGTACATCTGGTGTCCGATGGTTGGAAGGTCTCGGAGTATGTCCCTTACGGGGCGAACAAGGAAGGTTATGAAGCCCGCAGGAAGACCTACCTGAGAACACTGGATGAACTCGGAAGAGTCCCTGCCCCATGATACATCCGTGGCATACCTTTTTCTATAATGAATTGCCGATTAAGCTCTAAGTCCGTCGATGCCCTTAGCCTAGCACCGGTGGGGACATGTCTAGGAGGAGGGCATGATTCCTATCATAATGATTGCATAAATAGAGCCGATGGAGTAAATTCCTAATCGCATTGATAATGTATTAACAGACTATATGGATAATAATAGCTTTAATATTTCAAGCTCATACAGGAGGCGGGAATCCTTGGTGACAAGGGGACCTGACTTCAGAGGAGGAGAAGCCGATTAGACGGCGAGGGAAGGGAAGCAAGGGCGACCGAGCTTCTCCATCGCACGTCCGGCTCAAACAGTAACTGAGGGAAAAAAGGAGGAAAAAAAATGGCAGAAGAATCGAATGTGCATGCGAAAGTGGCGATGGCCGATGTGGCTGGACTGTTCCTCATCGGGTTCTTCGTCCTATTGGTCGGATGCTACGGATTGAAGCTGATGGACACTCTCGATGTGGTTGTGGCGATCTCCATCCCAGTAGGTATTGTCGCCCTTCTCGTCACATTGATGATGTATCTGAACGAGAATGTCCTAGGAACTGGAATATTTGCTCCGCTGGCAATATTCTTCTTATCGGTTGGTGTGATACCCACAAGCGTCAGTGGCGCCCTGTTTATGGTCACCATTGGCATCATCATCGGGGTTGACGCTATCGTTGCCCTTAGCCAGCCGGTTAAGACGCTTCCGATCCACCTGGGAATCGCAACAATCGCATTCTTTGCGACCGCTGCGTTCTACAACGACACTAGCCTTGAGGCGGCGAGATATCTCTTCGGTATCCTGTGGTTCGTGCTCGGCCTGTACTCGTTCTATATGGCGGCGGGCATAATGCTGCTGGTACTGAAGGGCAAGCAGGTTCTCCCGTTGCTCATCAAAGCTTAAGCGTCCAAACCTCGCTTAAAGGCCAAAACCCCTTCCTATGCCTTTCTTTTTTCAAACCTAGCCGTTGCTTCTTTTCATACTAGGCTCTACAAAAATGGCTTACTAGTCTTGAAAAAACGGCAGATTAGGGAGGCAGTCGTTCAAACTCTAAGCGCTCTCTAGGAGCCCAACTCCGGGCAAGATTCGAAGCTTAGGAGTTCCTGCAAGCAGTAACGACAAGTCCTGATGCATGAAAACATCTTAGAACCTCGGGCAAGAAAAGGGGGATTTACGGGCTGTTTTTCTGTTGAAATGCCCCCCTGTTTTCTTGCCGATCTATGGCAATTTTCGGGTTCGAAGAACAAAAAAATATCGTTCGTCCGTCGAATGTACTCAACGCAGTCATCGTATGTTCTTATAATGTATAACGGTAGAATGCTCCGGTAGGCGATATTGCGCATTAATGTGCATCAAATCTCCCCACTCAATTTGATATTCGGGAGACCGTTGTTGACTATATTGGCATTATTAGCGTAATATTCTATTGATTGCATTGTATCTATTAACAATATGGAATTGTATGATAACAATTATATCAATAGCATCAATAGCTTCTATAGCCGAGGGTCTCGACCCCGGCTCTTTGGTGGTCTCAAAATGGAAGAAAGCAAAGCGCCCGAAGCGAGGACAAGCATACAGATTTCTCCGGAGACCCGGGATCGATTATTCCGTTTGAAGTTCCGAAGGACCTATGATCAATTCTTGAACGAGCTCTGTGATGCTTACGAAAGGGAGGAAAAAAGCACCCAAGAATCATCTAAAACTCCCTGACTTTTTACACCTTTTTCATCATTTTTTTACGAAGCTAATAATTATTAGCTAGTATGGATAACTGCTATTATTGTTAAGGTGAAACATTAACGCGTATTTTCGCTCGTGACGATATTATTAGCAGTAAAAAAACGAAAAGAAACGGCGCCCCGCCTAAGATAGGGGCAAGAAAAAACATGGGGATTTTTGATTTTTCATACATTGTATTTATATATTAATTAATAAATATTTTCTATCTTTTTCACTTGACTTTCTCAGTCAAGGCGCGCTCTCGCGGACCTCCGTTACCTCGTCTAAAGTTATCGGCCCGTCCTTGATCATCGCCCGGATTTTGGGCAGAACGGCCATGATTTTCTCCTCAGAATCCACGGTCTCGATAAGCATCGGGAGGTCAGTTGAAAGACGCAAAGGGGACGTTGAATGTAGCAAACTTCGCCTTCCGAACCCATACACGCCACGGGTCACCGTAGCCCCTCTGATGCCATCCTCCCTAAGCAAATGGACCACCGCCTTGTATGTCGGCATTCCTTTGAACTGGTCCGATTCACCCACATATGCCTTCAGCCGCAGCATCTTCACCATTGACGTCATTCAGCTCCCTACCAGCAAACCCACTGCTCTCCCCAGGAACGCCCCCAGGACACAGACTCCGCCATTAAGGAGTATGTTCCCCAAAGCCCATAGCCATTGCCCTCCCTGAGCTAGATTGACCGTTTCCAGGGAGAATGAAGACAGGGTGGTGAAACCGCCGAAAACGCCTATGAACAGGAACGCCCTGGTCACCGAGCTGATGCCCTCTCCCTGGGACCAGAAGAAGAACAGCATGGCGATCAGGAAGCTGCCGATCAGATTGACAGCAAAGGTGCCCCAAGGGAAGTCTCCCCTGGTCAAATACCCCTGCAGGAGGTAGCGGAACACGCTTCCGATGGCCCCACCTAGTGCTACAAGAATAACGAGCTTCAACTCTTCCGTTTCCACGCCCGCCCTCAAGCAATCAGATTACTTATGATTGACTATTTTCCAGGTTTTCCAGTTAAATATAGCAAAAAGATAAAAAATACAAGTTAGTAGCTGAAATAGCTTAATGATTTAATGATACAGCTATGTTGTCTAAAATAGGACATAATGTCGCTTGAAAGGGAATATCGTGCCGACGTGCGGGTCATCAGGAAGCCCGATCGGAAAGAGCAGTCGTCGTCCGTGTCCATAAGTTCTCAACTTCCAGTACCAGGTCTTGGAATGAAGATCGTTTTCTGTGAATAGAACGGCCGCACTGAAAATACCAGATGGACGATTGGCAACATTTTAAACCACTTAGGCCGGTACATGGGCGCGTGAGCACCTTCTCGTTCATCGCCCGGATGCCTGATGATCCCGGCGCCCTGCATCGGGCCGCAGAGATCATCAAGAGCCACGGTGGGAACATCCATCGCGTCGACTACGACCGCCGCATCGATCCCCATATCGTGTTCTTCCAGGTAGACGCGGACGAGGATGCCCCAGAGAAGATCACCAAGGACCTCCGGGCCATCGGGTACCTACAGACCTCGCTGGCGACCCTGAGGTTCCTCAAGTTCTCAGTGTACCTTCCGGACGAGCCGGGCATGCTGTTCGAGTTCCTCGGACATACCACTGGTGCCGGCGCCAATATAGCATTCCTCGATTTTGACGACCGCGGTAAGCACCCCGGGCGCCTTACCGTCGCCCTGACCCTGGACAACGACGTCGTGGCCTACCAACTGCTGGAGGAAATGAAGCTCCGATGGAGGTTGGAGATCCTCGAGTATGACTCCACGGGCAAGAGGCTTGATGACACTGTCTTCTACATCCGCTTCGCCCAGGAGCTCCGCGAGATCATCGGTACCGAGGACGAGGAGTTCCTGTTCCGTCTGCTGCACGATTCCAACCACATCGCTCAAGAGCTTACCTCCCAGGGACGCGATCCCCATATGGTGTTCCGCTCCATCCTGCAGACCGGCCGGACCCTTCGCCAGACCACCGGGGCCGGATTCTACTCGGTATTCCAGGAGATGACGCTGAGCACTGGAGGGAAGCTTTACTGTTTCCAGCTGCCCTGCGGCGGATCGGTGTACGTCCTGCGCAACGCCGGCCGGATCGCCATGTTCGACACCGGGTTTGGCATCTATCACCGTGAGATCGTGGAGATGCTGGCCCATTTCGGCTTGGACGCGCGGGAGCTGGAAGGGATATTCATCACCCATGCCGACGCCGATCACTCCGGGGGCGGGGCGCTCTTCGAGGCCCCATCGTACCTGCATCAGGGCTCGATGGACATCATCCACGCTGCCAACCGGGCATACGGCTCGCAGATGGAGGGTTCGATCCTCGGCCAGGTGTACACCAAGTTCATCAACCTGTTCTCCCAGTTCAACCCTCCGACCAATGTGGTTCTCCTACCTCCGGCGTCCAACAAGACCCGCAACGGCCTCTCCATCATGGGTGAGATCGAAATATGCGGCCTGAAGTTCGAGGTACTCGAATCGCTGGGAGGGCATCTTCACGGGCACGTCTTCTATCTCTGCCCAGAGGTAGGGCTGGTGTTCACCGGCGATTGCCTCATCAACTTCGATTCCCTCACCCCCGAGATGGAGGAGTTCGCCACTCTAGCCAAGAACCTGATGACCACGGTCAACGTTGACTCGGAACGAGCGCGCAAGGAACGCAAGGCCTTGCTGGAGATCGGCCGTGAGTTCGACGACCGTGCAAAAGAAGATGGCCGTCGACTACTCGTCTGCTGTGGTCACGGGGCAGTCTCCACCATCGAGGGCAACGGCCTCAGGGTGCTCGGGGAAACGAAACGCTACTCGGTAGAGGAGCATTATCAGGCGAAGTGAGCATTGTTCTGTCCTCCTGCAAGTGAAGGTTGACGATGCCCGATCCGAGTGATGGAGAGGATGATCCTGAGCGATCGATCCTCTACCGGTCGGTCACGGTGTGATCATTCTTGATCTCCCCTCCATACATTCCCGCAGGCGGACGAGGATACGGGGATGATTATACCAACTTCGTCTCGTATCAATTGCATCAAGCTGGCTTTTGATAGACGGGTTAGAAGGATTATATAACATGCTCTTTTGACACATCTGGGGCGCTTTGGACTCCGTCCCGGGGCTCCGCAGAGGCTACGATGAAGCTCCGTTCGAAGACCCTCCTCGCCGTGGGCGCTATCATGATAGTTATGATGTTCGCCATCGTTGCTATCACCTCAGACATAGTGATGCAGGGGGCGATCACTCACGAGAAGAAGGACGTCGATTTAGCCCTGGACAGCGTCTCCATCTCCATTCGATCGGTCGAATCGGAGATGTCTAGGACAGCCAAGGATTGGGCCGCTTGGGACGCCACCTACGAGTTCATCGACAGCCTGGACCAGTCATATTTGGAATCCAACATGGATAATGAGACGTTGAGCAGCCTGCAGATGAACTATCTCCTGATGTTCAATAACTCCCGCCAGCTTATCTATGGTCAGGGATACGACAATGAGAATGCCGAACCTCTGAACGTATCCCCAGGAATCATCGACGTCGTCCTGGCCAATATTCCCGAAAAGGCCGTGGACGAGCCGAATGATTCCTTCCAGGGGGTGGTCCTGACCGAGCGGGGCCCCCTCCTGATCGCCGTTCACTCCATAACCGACGGGTCCGAGGCCCTGCCGGTAAGGGGGTTCCTGGTAATGGCCCGTCAATTAGACGATGCAGTGATCGAAAGCATCAGCGATATCGTCAAGGTGCATGCGGAAGTGTTCCCGGCCAACGACTCTGCCGGATGTGATCTCGACGCAGCGACCTGGAACGATGTGCTCCACAACGGGTCGGTGGTGGTTAAGCCTTTCAACGACACCTTGGTCTTCGGCTATCAGGCCCTGCCCGGGATCAACGGGTCGGCCGTGGCGGTGATGAAGATTGTGGGCGAACGGCATTCCATTGCTCAGGGGATCGAGTCCACTAACCTCATCGCCACAGATCTCGTGTTCGTCTCCCTCCTGTTCTGCGCGGTGACACTGGTGGTGACAGACCGCTTCACCACGAGACGGATAGGCCGATTGTCTCGCCAGGTTAAGGAGATTGGAAAGAACGGCAACACCGCCAGCCATGTAAACATGGACGGTTCGGACGAGCTGTCTGATCTTGCCCAGGAGATGAACGAGACCATTGACGCCCTCCATTCGACCAAGATCGCCCTCCAAGAGGGCGAGAGACGGTATCGGGCCATCGTCAACGATCAGACTGAGATGATCTTCCGCATGACCGAGGACGGCGTGGTCACCTTCGCCAACCAGGCCCTCCTGCACGACCTTCGCCGCAGCGAGGCCGAGGTCATTGGTACGAAGGTGCAGGACCTGGTGCCGCCCGAGATCTTCGAAAGGCTGAAGGCCCGCTGCGAAGAAGCGGCAATGGTCGAAGGCGCATTGAAAATCGACCACCACTCCCCCCGTTCATCCGGGGACAGGTGGATGTCCTGGATCATCCGGAAGATCCCTGTGGAGAATGGCGCATTGGAGTTCCAGTGGGTCGGCAGGGACCTCACCGAGCAAAAAATCGCCGAGAGCGCGTTGGCCATGGCCAACAAGAAGCTCAATCTTCTCGCTTCGATCACCCGCCACGACGTGATGAACAAGCTCACAGTGGCCCATGGCTACGTGACCATAGTCCGGGGACAGTCCTCCGATACCAAGGTCGTTGAACACCTGACCAAGGCCGAGGCTGCGCTGAAGTCCATCGAAGGCTACCTGGATTTCACCCGGGACTTCCAACAGATGGGCCTGGCCGCACCGGTATGGCTCAATTTGGAAGAGGCCATCGGCGAAGCTGCCGCCGGTGTACGCTCCGATGGCATCGAGGTGACCGTGGAGGTGGGGGACCTGGAGATCCTGACCGACCCACTCGTGGAGAAGGTATTCTTCAATATCCTTGATAACGCCCAGCGGCACGGCGTGAAGGTGACTACCATCCATATTGCCGCTCATATCGAGGAAGACGGAATGCTCCTGACGATCGAGGACAATGGCGCAGGCATACCTCAGGAGGAGAAAGAACTGATCTTCAGGGCCGGTTATGGAAAGAACACCGGCTATGGTCTCTTCCTGGCGAGGGAGATACTGAGCTTTTCGGGCATGACCTTACGAGAGACCGGAGAGGTGGGCAAGGGGGCGAGGTTCGAGATCTCCGTCCCCCCGACCAAATATCGCCATGCTCCCCGGTTCACTTTGTCCTCGATCGAGCCCACAGCGTGAAGTCCCCCCGCGCCTCGCTCCTTACCGCCCGGTTAAACGAAGCCTCGATGCCCAGTCTCCGGCGGTTGGTCCAATAGTAGAAGGTAAGGAAGAACAGGGTGGCGTCGATGAGGTAGATGGACCGGCGGGGCCCGATGACGAAGCGCGCCGCGGTCTGCTCCATGAACGGGGTGACGAAGGAGGTCTTACCCAGGGTGCAGGCGGAGAGGCACACCGTGCGGTTGCGGAAGCATTCTGAGGGGAACTCCGAGGCATCGATGCTCCCCCGAGGAAGTAGGAAGTTGGCCCCGCCCTCGTCTCCATGTCCGGAGAGGTGGACGATCCTGAACCGCCTCATGAACTGACGGTCCTCCAACATGCTCAGCAGATCGCTCTTATTGGAAACACCGTGCAGCTCGAAGTAGTCGTAGCTGGCCATCTCCAGGACCTTGCTGAGCATGTCCCCCTCGGTGGGGTCCTCCTTAAGGGGAATGGCCTCGATGATCAGCACGCTGCGTTTGCTCACGCCTCGACATCTACCTGGACAGAGATATAGGATACCGTCAATATTTTTCGAAATCACTTCCTCAAGATATTATCTCAATATGGTCGCTGGACGCCATCTCGGCTGGAATGTGCTCGGTTATCAGGAGATGATGTCAAGCGACCGAGCATGGCGACAAGCGAACCGGGGGATGGCGGGAAGAATGAAATATCTCGCGTGCTATGGCGTAGCAAGTCACGACCCCGGCCGCCAGCTACCGAGTTCGGCCGCCAGGGACGACTAGGTGATAACGTGAGGTACTGGGACCCCCGCATGGAAGAGATGACCAAGGCCGACATCGAGGCTATGCAGTTCAAGCTGCTGAAGACCCTGGTATACCGACTGTACTCCTTCTCCGACTTCTACCGGGCCCGAATGAAAGGGTCAAATGTTCACCCCGATGACATCCGGTCCCTGGATGACATCGTCAAGCTCCCGTTCATGTACAAAAAGGACCTGCGGGACAATTATCCGGACAAGATGTTCATCGGAGGCCAGGAGGATTTGGTGCGCTATCACGTTTCCTCCGGGACGACCGGCAAGCCCACAGTGGTGGGTTATACTCAGAAGGACCTCGACAACTGGTCCACATCGGTGGCGAGGGGCCTGTCGTCGGTGGGCCTGGGCCGGAAGGATGTGATGCAAGTTTCCTACGGCTACGGACTGTTCACCGGCGGACTGGGCCTTCACTATGGCGCGGAGAAGATCGGGGCCACCGTCGTGCCCGCCTCGGTCGGCAACACCGAGCGGCAGATCGAGCTCATTCAGGACCTCCGGGTCACGGCGATCGCCTGCACCCCCTCGTACATGCTGCACATGGCCGAAGTGGCTGAGAAGATGGGTGTGGACATCAACCGGGACACCAAGCTCCGTACCGCCATCCTGGGGGCCGAGCCATGGTCGGAGAGGATGAGGAGCCGCATCGAAGAGAGCACCGGGATCAAGGCCTATGACATCTACGGGACCTCGGAGCTGTCCGGTCCGCTGTTCACCGAGTGCAGCGAGCAGGACGGCATCCACATCTGGGGCGACCTGGCGTATGTGGAGGTGATCGATCCCGAGACCGGGGAACGCCTCGGACCCGGGGAGAGAGGAGAACTGGTCATGACCATGCTGCAGAAGGAGGCCCTGCCCATGATCCGCTACCGCATTGGGGATATCACCTCATACGACGACTCGGAATGCTCTTGCGGCCGGTCGCACGTGCGGATATCGCGCATCCAGGGCCGGGTGGACGATATGTTAATCATCCGCGGCATCAATGTCTTCCCGTCCCAGGTGGAGTTCACTTTGATGTCCATCCCCGAGCTGGGAGAGCACTTCCAGATCGTGGTCGACCGCCAGGGGGCCTTGGACACCATGCTGGTTAGGGTCGAGCTGAAGAACGCCCAGCTGTTCTCCGACAAGCTCGATGACCTCATTCGGCTGAAGAGCAAGGTCGCCCATCTGTTGAGGAACAACCTCAATGTGGCTGTGGACGTGGAACTGGTGTCGCCGGGGACCCTGGCCCGTTTCGAGGGAAAGGCCAAGAGGGTAGTCGATAAGAGGGTGCTGTAATGAGCTATACTATCAAGCAGATATCGATATTCGCCGAGAATAAGCCGGGAAGGCTGGCGGCGATCGCTGAGGTCCTGGAGTCGGAGGGCATCAACATTCTGGCGTTCTCGATCGCCGAGGCCAGCGGGTTTGGCGTGGTCAGGGCGCTGGTCGACCACCCGGAGAAGGCGTTCAAGAAGCTCTCCGAGCTGGGCTACGTGGTCTCCACCACCGATGTCATAGGGGTGAAGATGCACGACCGCCCCGGGGGCCTGAGGGAGATATCCAGGATGCTGGGGGATGCGGGCATCAACATCGAGTACGCCTATGCCTATTCTGGCCGCCCTCATGCCGTCCTCATCCTCCGGGTAGACCAGGTCGACGACGCCATCAAGGCCATCCTCTCCAAGGGCGGGCAGCTGCTGGCCCGTGACGAGCTGTCCTGATTTGGCTGCGACCAGGCCCCGCCGGTTGCGGGAGGGGAGCACGGTCGCCCTCATCTCCCCGTCTTGGGGAGGTCCCCACGCCTTTCCCGAGGTGTATGCGAGGGGGGTATCGGTCCTCGAGGACGAGTTCGGCCTGAAGGTGGTGGCGATGGAGCACACCTGCACCCGGCAATCCTACCTGCGCCGCAACCCCAAGGTGCGGGCGGACGACATCAACAATGCATTCCTGGATCCCGAGATCGACGGCATAATCGCCACCATCGGAGGGGACGACTCCATACGGACGCTCCCCGGCCTGAGGACTGACGAGATCTTGGACAACCCCAAGGTTCTCATGGGCTTCTCGGATACCACCACCTTGCTGACCCATCTATCCCTGGGAGGAATGGTCACCTTCTACGGCCCTTCGGTCATGGCCGGCATATCGCAGATGCGAGGTCGTCCCCGGGAGGTGGAGCATCTCAAGTCTGTCCTTTTCCACCCCCGGCCGACCTACGATTACGTCCCTTCACCCTCCTACAGTGAAGGATATCCCGACTGGTCCGATGACAGCGCGGTGGGGAGGGTGAACAGAAGGAAGAGGAGCATGCGGTGGAAGGCCCTGCAGGGCGAGGGGCGGGTGAGCGGGGAGCTGTTCGGAGGTTGCCTCGAGGTTCTCGATCTGATGAGGATCACCAGGTACTGGCCGCCCAAGCGTTTCTGGGAAGGCAAGGTGCTGTTCCTGGAGACCTCGGAGTCGACACCGTCACCGTCATCGGTCAAAACGATGCTCCGCAACTATGGCATAATGGGGGCGCTGGAGTCGGTGAGCGCGGTGCTGTTCGGCCGACTCCGCGGGTTCTCCGCGAAGCAGAGGGCCGAGATGGAAAGAACGATAAGGGCGGTGGTGAGCGAGGAGGTCGGGAGACCCGAGCTCCCCGTGGTGGTCAACATGGACTTCGGACACACCGATCCCCAGATGGTCTTGCCCCTGGGGGTCAGGGTCGAGGTGGACATCGCCGGGCCGGGGCTGAGGCTGCTCGAGCCAGCGGTGCGATGAGTTCTCGTCGTTTGCTCAAAGCCCTTTCCTGCATCCTGCCGCACGATCTCGATTGGCTGATCCACCGCTTTTTATTTCGAGCTGAGGGAAGGAATGGCGCCGCCCAGCCGAACGTTTCCAGAGCATCGCGTGGTTGATCGGATCGAGTTGACGGTCCGATCGTCTGCCTCCCCCATATGCATGCCGTGGCCCGGAAACCGATTTATACCCTGGGTTGGAAAAGAAACGATGTTCGAGGAGGTGCTAGATTGAAGATGATCGATGAGCAGGTGGCCCATAGGCCGAGGCAGAGGGGACTGGAGGTCATGGTCGAGGCCGGGGACCTGACCACGGACGAGGTGTGCGAGGGAACACGGTATTCTCCTCAGATCTCGATCGGCAACCTGCGGGCGCCCTTCGTGGCGGTGGTCATGGAGGAGATGGGACGGGGCGTCCCAGCGAACGTCCACTGGCTTCTGTGGAATGTGGAGAGGGCGGAGGCGATCCCCCGCAACCTGCCGAAAGAGGCGGAGATCACCCGCCCCATCCGAGGCCGGCAGGGCCGCAACTCCTTCGGCGACATCGGCTACTCCGCACCCTGCCCGCCCCAGGGGGCGAAGCGGACCTACCGTTTCCGGGTGTTCGGGCTGAGCGAGGACCTCGACCTCCCAGGCGGGGCCACCGGGCGGGACCTGGAGAGGGCCATGGAGGGCAAGATCCTGCAATTCGGGGAAGCATCTACGATCTACGAGCGTCCGATGGCCGGGAACATCCTGGGACGGGCTCCGTGAGGTGGTAGGGCTTGAGCGACAGGGACCTGAAAGTGGAGCTGGGCTTCAATATCTATCCGAGTAGATACACATGCGACGGGGAAGGGATCTCTCCGTCGATCACCATATCCGGCCTGACCGCTCCCTATCTCGCGATGATAATGGATGATCCCGATGCCAGGGGTACCTTTACTCACTGGATTATCTGGAACATCCCGGCCAGGGACAGGATACCGGAGAGCGTATCTCCCGTGGACCATCCCCCTGAGCTCCCCGGTGCCACCCAGGGGCTGAACTCGGGGCAGGAGATCGGCTACACGCCTCCCTGTCCGCCGCGGGGGTCTCACCGCTACGTTCTCAAGGTGTACGGCCTGAACGCGCAGCTGGACCTTGGGCCGGGGGCGTCGAAGAGGGAGCTGGAAACGAAGATGGAGGCCAAAATCGTGCAGTTCGGGGAGGCCATGGCCACCTACGCCCGCCCCTGAGTGAATTATATTAGCCTCCAGGGCCAATGATGGAGCGATGTTGCCGGCAGGGCCCCTGATGATCGAGCATAGGCTGATCGAGCGGATGATCACAGTGCTGGACCGGCAACGGGTATCCGTCGAAGCGGGAAGCCCCCCGAACCATGGCTTGCTGGACAGTGCGGTCGATTTCATGAGGACCTACGCCGACCGGTGCCATCACGGCAAGGAGGAGGAGCTGCTTTTCGCCAAGCTCAGGGCCAAGTCGATGGTCCCGGAGATGGTCCAGGCCATGGACCGGCTGATAGCCGACCATGTTCGTTCGCGAGCGCTTGTCGGCCGGTTGAGCGAGCTGAACGACCGATCGCGCGGCGGGGACCTGCCCGACGGGAGAGAGATAAGTAAGGTTCTTGGCGAGATTGTGACTCTCTACCCGGAC comes from the Methanomassiliicoccus sp. genome and includes:
- a CDS encoding YbhB/YbcL family Raf kinase inhibitor-like protein, encoding MIDEQVAHRPRQRGLEVMVEAGDLTTDEVCEGTRYSPQISIGNLRAPFVAVVMEEMGRGVPANVHWLLWNVERAEAIPRNLPKEAEITRPIRGRQGRNSFGDIGYSAPCPPQGAKRTYRFRVFGLSEDLDLPGGATGRDLERAMEGKILQFGEASTIYERPMAGNILGRAP
- a CDS encoding YbhB/YbcL family Raf kinase inhibitor-like protein → MSDRDLKVELGFNIYPSRYTCDGEGISPSITISGLTAPYLAMIMDDPDARGTFTHWIIWNIPARDRIPESVSPVDHPPELPGATQGLNSGQEIGYTPPCPPRGSHRYVLKVYGLNAQLDLGPGASKRELETKMEAKIVQFGEAMATYARP
- a CDS encoding hemerythrin domain-containing protein — its product is MIEHRLIERMITVLDRQRVSVEAGSPPNHGLLDSAVDFMRTYADRCHHGKEEELLFAKLRAKSMVPEMVQAMDRLIADHVRSRALVGRLSELNDRSRGGDLPDGREISKVLGEIVTLYPDHIFREDKQFFPAAMKYLDKEESIALLGQFEEFDRKLIHEKYRAVVEGVERK